The proteins below are encoded in one region of Microbispora sp. NBC_01189:
- the dhaL gene encoding dihydroxyacetone kinase subunit DhaL has product MNTEFFAAWIEEITSAVRAGRDHLTELDAAIGDADHGTNLDRGFTAVGEALAAAPPRTPGALLVLTGTTLIRKVGGASGPLYGTAFREMGKAFGEATEISPAELSAGVDAALAGVRRLGSAAEGDKTMVDALAPAAAALSRAVQDGLKPEEALEAAEGARATVPLQARKGRASYLGPRSVGHEDPGAASTALVFGALRAAASRG; this is encoded by the coding sequence GTGAACACCGAGTTCTTCGCCGCCTGGATCGAGGAGATCACTTCCGCCGTACGGGCCGGGCGTGACCACCTCACCGAACTGGACGCCGCGATCGGCGACGCCGACCACGGGACGAACCTCGACCGCGGGTTCACCGCCGTCGGTGAGGCGCTGGCCGCCGCCCCGCCGCGGACCCCCGGCGCGCTCCTCGTGCTGACGGGCACCACGCTGATCCGCAAGGTGGGCGGCGCCTCCGGCCCCCTCTACGGCACCGCCTTCCGGGAGATGGGCAAGGCGTTCGGCGAGGCCACCGAGATCTCGCCCGCCGAGCTGAGCGCGGGCGTCGACGCGGCCCTGGCCGGCGTACGGCGCCTCGGCTCGGCGGCAGAGGGCGACAAGACGATGGTCGACGCCCTCGCCCCCGCCGCCGCGGCGCTGTCCCGGGCCGTACAGGACGGGCTGAAGCCGGAGGAGGCCCTGGAGGCGGCGGAGGGGGCCAGGGCCACGGTGCCGCTGCAGGCGCGCAAGGGCAGGGCGAGCTACCTGGGACCGCGCAGCGTCGGGCACGAGGACCCCGGCGCCGCCTCGACCGCTCTCGTCTTCGGCGCGCTCAGGGCCGCCGCCTCCAGAGGGTGA
- a CDS encoding lanthionine synthetase LanC family protein: protein MLGSLLLPEDVVIVPVSRLAPGMRDRMEHEDGDHCVTRPRSRTTTTVVDARTAALLERFRTPSTIVDAVVAFCSAEGSDPRATLDDAFPVLAGFVREGLLLAAESELARPITGAFTPGDRVGPYEIVRPVHVVIDTEVYEARDPGGAAVALKIARAGAAAAPAHPMAAVLAHEARILRHLDGKVSPALLEQGEFEGRPFLAESWCPGVDLHQAAAELRELDPSAGRPAHTGLAERLIDAYRRLHRRDVLHGDVHPRNVRVAADGSVTLVDFGFAVGPAAPRGGRGGIDFFLEPEVARARLAGLPPPPPTFAGEQYALGALTYLLLTGAHTHDFSLEPQEMLRQVAEQPPSPFRAHGRDGLRAVETVVHRALAKSPRDRYPSVEDLLDALREAAARDLAAPASVSSPSPARDTPGPADRLLGHVLERLAVPGALFDGGLAAPTASVMNGAAGFAYALLRVACLRDDEALLAAADLWSARALASSGEEAAFWNAEANIVPEIFGPRSYYHNVAGVHAVRALVDGARADEQARREAVRDFAAAASQPCEHLDAAFGRAGLLLGCAALLEAAPPGAAEPSLRALGDALRDSVWDELEARPPLDADPDPQVLGAAHGWAGFLYAVLRWSEASSAPPPEGVGERLGQLGALAQPAGRGLWWPHQTGAPGSDLRASWCNGAAGHVPLWVLAHALLGDDRFEHLARGAAWTAYEDRAGAPGDLCCGYAGRAYALLCLHRHLGEPVWLARARALTDRAAASIEGYAFRRESLYKGEIGVALLAAEVNDPAHARMPLFEGEGRPSAVP, encoded by the coding sequence ATGCTCGGTTCCCTGCTCCTCCCCGAGGACGTCGTCATCGTCCCCGTCTCCCGGCTCGCCCCCGGCATGCGGGACCGGATGGAACACGAGGACGGCGACCACTGCGTGACCCGCCCGCGCTCCCGCACGACGACCACCGTCGTGGACGCCAGGACCGCGGCGCTGCTGGAGCGGTTCCGGACGCCGTCGACGATCGTCGACGCCGTGGTGGCGTTCTGCTCCGCGGAGGGCTCCGACCCCCGCGCGACGCTCGACGACGCGTTCCCGGTCCTGGCCGGGTTCGTGCGCGAAGGGCTGCTCCTCGCGGCGGAGTCCGAGCTGGCCCGGCCGATCACCGGCGCCTTCACGCCCGGCGACCGGGTGGGCCCGTACGAGATCGTCCGGCCGGTCCACGTCGTCATCGACACCGAGGTCTACGAGGCGAGGGATCCCGGCGGCGCGGCCGTCGCGCTCAAGATCGCACGGGCCGGCGCCGCCGCCGCGCCCGCGCATCCGATGGCCGCCGTGCTCGCCCACGAGGCCCGCATCCTGCGGCATCTCGACGGGAAGGTGAGCCCCGCCCTGCTGGAGCAGGGGGAGTTCGAGGGACGGCCGTTCCTGGCCGAGTCGTGGTGCCCGGGCGTCGACCTCCACCAGGCGGCCGCCGAACTCCGCGAACTGGACCCCTCGGCGGGCCGCCCCGCCCACACCGGCCTGGCGGAGCGGCTCATCGACGCGTACCGCCGTCTGCACCGGCGGGACGTGCTCCACGGAGACGTCCATCCCCGCAACGTCCGGGTGGCCGCCGACGGCTCCGTCACCCTCGTCGACTTCGGCTTCGCCGTCGGGCCCGCCGCGCCGCGTGGCGGGCGCGGCGGAATCGACTTCTTCCTCGAACCCGAGGTCGCCCGCGCCCGCCTCGCGGGGCTGCCGCCCCCACCGCCGACGTTCGCCGGAGAGCAGTACGCCCTCGGCGCGCTCACCTACCTGCTGCTGACCGGCGCCCACACCCACGACTTCTCGCTGGAGCCGCAGGAGATGCTACGGCAGGTGGCGGAGCAGCCGCCGTCCCCCTTCCGTGCCCACGGCCGTGACGGCCTGCGGGCGGTCGAGACCGTGGTCCACCGCGCGCTGGCCAAGTCACCGCGGGACAGGTATCCCTCGGTCGAGGACCTCCTGGACGCGTTGCGCGAGGCCGCCGCCCGCGACCTGGCGGCCCCGGCCTCGGTCTCGTCACCGTCGCCCGCCCGCGACACGCCGGGGCCCGCCGACCGGCTCCTCGGCCATGTGCTCGAACGGCTCGCCGTGCCCGGAGCGCTGTTCGACGGCGGCCTCGCCGCGCCGACCGCGTCCGTGATGAACGGGGCGGCCGGCTTCGCGTACGCCCTGCTCCGGGTGGCGTGCCTCCGCGACGACGAGGCCCTGCTGGCGGCGGCCGATCTGTGGTCGGCGCGGGCGCTGGCGTCCAGCGGCGAGGAGGCGGCGTTCTGGAACGCGGAGGCGAACATCGTCCCGGAGATCTTCGGCCCGCGCTCCTACTATCACAACGTCGCGGGGGTGCATGCCGTACGGGCGCTGGTGGACGGGGCCCGCGCGGACGAGCAGGCCCGGCGCGAGGCCGTGCGGGACTTCGCCGCCGCGGCGTCCCAGCCCTGCGAGCATCTGGACGCCGCGTTCGGGCGGGCGGGCCTGCTGCTTGGCTGCGCGGCGCTCCTGGAGGCGGCGCCTCCAGGTGCGGCCGAACCGTCGCTCCGCGCGCTCGGCGACGCGCTGCGTGACTCCGTCTGGGACGAGCTGGAGGCCCGGCCGCCGCTGGACGCCGATCCCGACCCTCAGGTGCTCGGCGCCGCCCACGGCTGGGCCGGGTTCCTGTACGCGGTCCTCCGGTGGAGCGAGGCGTCGTCCGCGCCGCCGCCGGAGGGCGTCGGGGAGCGCCTCGGCCAGCTCGGCGCGCTCGCCCAGCCGGCCGGCCGGGGGCTGTGGTGGCCGCACCAGACCGGCGCGCCCGGCTCCGACCTGCGCGCGAGCTGGTGCAACGGCGCGGCGGGACATGTCCCCCTCTGGGTCCTGGCACACGCCCTCCTCGGCGACGACCGGTTCGAGCACCTGGCGCGGGGCGCCGCCTGGACGGCGTACGAGGACCGGGCCGGGGCGCCCGGCGATCTCTGCTGCGGCTACGCGGGGCGCGCCTACGCCCTCCTCTGCCTGCACCGGCACCTCGGGGAGCCGGTCTGGCTCGCCCGCGCACGCGCCCTGACCGACCGCGCCGCGGCCTCCATCGAGGGCTACGCGTTCCGCCGGGAGAGCCTCTACAAGGGGGAGATCGGCGTGGCCCTGCTGGCCGCCGAGGTGAACGACCCCGCGCATGCGCGGATGCCCCTCTTCGAGGGAGAGGGCCGCCCTTCCGCCGTGCCGTGA
- a CDS encoding thiamine pyrophosphate-binding protein: MNVAEAVGAVLASLGVRAAFGVVGSGNFHVTNALAEHGVRYVAARHECGAATMADAYARMSGTVTIVSVHQGPGLTNALTGVTEAAKSRTPLLVLAPEATSPTSNFRIDQAALAEAVGAHCARIGSAETVLDDTVMAFLAALLGRRTVVLNLPLDVQAEELPEETAESVRELVAGRGGAHRGVASRVPAPWGLTFPKEPSLETPTGTPTGTPAEEGEPEGLAAEPSDALTRFARLLAGASRPVFVAGRGARGARRELEALGEQVGALFATSAVAKGHFHGSPWDLDVSGGFATPLAAELIRDADLVVGWGCSFTTWTTRHGTLIGPEAAVVQVDLDPDALGVHREVDLGVVGDVRETARAVAALLAGPGGRSEPAPGYRTPEIAARIAREGRWRDVPYEDTGAGGRIDPRTLTIGLDHLLPEERLVAVDSGNFMGYPSMFLTVPDGSAFCFTQAFQSIGLGLATAIGAALARPDRVTVAALGDGGALMGIAELETVVRLGLPMMVVVYDDEEYGAEVHHFAPHGLPVGAVTFPPVDIAAIGRGFGCEAVTVRTEEDLAGVAAWLKGPRDKPLVVHAKVTADTPAWWLEEAFRGH; the protein is encoded by the coding sequence GTGAACGTCGCGGAGGCCGTCGGCGCGGTCCTCGCCTCCCTCGGCGTGCGGGCGGCCTTCGGTGTCGTCGGCAGCGGCAACTTCCACGTCACCAACGCGCTCGCCGAGCACGGCGTGCGCTACGTCGCGGCGCGGCACGAGTGCGGCGCCGCCACGATGGCCGACGCCTACGCCCGGATGAGCGGCACGGTCACGATCGTGTCGGTCCACCAGGGGCCCGGCCTGACCAACGCGCTGACCGGCGTCACCGAGGCCGCCAAGAGCCGGACGCCGCTGCTGGTGCTCGCCCCGGAGGCGACCTCGCCCACCTCCAACTTCCGGATCGACCAGGCCGCGCTCGCCGAGGCCGTGGGCGCGCACTGCGCCCGCATCGGGTCGGCCGAGACGGTCCTGGACGACACCGTGATGGCCTTCCTCGCCGCCCTGCTCGGGCGGCGCACCGTGGTGCTCAACCTGCCGCTGGACGTGCAGGCCGAGGAGCTTCCCGAGGAGACCGCCGAGTCCGTACGCGAACTGGTGGCGGGCCGGGGCGGCGCGCACCGCGGCGTGGCGAGCCGCGTCCCCGCGCCCTGGGGGCTCACGTTCCCCAAGGAGCCGTCCCTGGAAACGCCGACCGGAACGCCGACCGGAACGCCGGCGGAGGAGGGGGAGCCGGAGGGGCTCGCGGCGGAGCCGTCCGACGCGCTCACCCGGTTCGCGCGGCTGCTGGCCGGGGCGAGCCGCCCGGTCTTCGTGGCCGGGCGGGGCGCGAGGGGCGCCCGCCGCGAGCTGGAGGCGCTCGGCGAGCAGGTCGGCGCGCTGTTCGCGACCTCGGCGGTCGCCAAGGGCCACTTCCACGGCAGCCCCTGGGACCTCGACGTCAGCGGCGGGTTCGCAACCCCGCTCGCGGCCGAGCTGATCCGCGACGCCGATCTGGTCGTGGGGTGGGGGTGCTCGTTCACCACGTGGACCACCCGGCACGGCACGCTCATCGGGCCGGAGGCCGCGGTGGTCCAGGTGGACCTCGATCCCGACGCCCTCGGCGTCCACCGCGAGGTGGACCTCGGCGTCGTCGGCGACGTCCGCGAGACCGCGCGGGCGGTCGCCGCCCTGCTCGCCGGGCCCGGGGGGCGGAGCGAGCCCGCGCCCGGCTACCGCACCCCCGAGATCGCCGCGCGGATCGCCCGCGAGGGGCGCTGGCGCGACGTGCCGTACGAGGACACCGGCGCCGGGGGCCGCATCGACCCCCGCACGCTGACGATCGGGCTCGACCACCTGCTCCCGGAGGAGCGCCTGGTGGCCGTCGACTCGGGCAACTTCATGGGTTATCCCTCGATGTTCCTCACCGTGCCCGACGGCAGCGCGTTCTGCTTCACCCAGGCGTTCCAGTCGATCGGGCTGGGCCTCGCCACCGCGATCGGGGCGGCCCTCGCCCGGCCCGACCGCGTGACGGTCGCCGCGCTGGGCGACGGCGGCGCCCTGATGGGCATCGCCGAACTGGAGACGGTCGTACGGCTCGGCCTGCCGATGATGGTCGTCGTCTACGACGACGAGGAGTACGGCGCGGAGGTGCACCACTTCGCCCCGCACGGGCTCCCGGTCGGCGCCGTCACCTTCCCGCCCGTGGACATCGCCGCCATCGGCCGGGGCTTCGGATGCGAGGCGGTGACCGTGCGTACGGAGGAGGACCTGGCCGGCGTCGCCGCCTGGCTGAAGGGCCCGCGCGACAAGCCGCTCGTCGTCCACGCGAAGGTCACCGCCGACACTCCGGCGTGGTGGCTGGAGGAGGCGTTCCGCGGACACTGA